The Brassica oleracea var. oleracea cultivar TO1000 unplaced genomic scaffold, BOL UnpScaffold00931, whole genome shotgun sequence genome contains a region encoding:
- the LOC106320463 gene encoding uncharacterized protein LOC106320463: MERVYRTLPPFPPNKTQTKRELDKVICKKAFDKITLEMPLSDAIRVSPSIKKYVKDMVSNSFPAAERSVMMVLEEVSAIIQGETPIKRPEPGSFVLDCNIRNKSFPRSLCDLGSSVNLMPHSVAISLGYDKFKPTKITLVLAYRSVRLPEGVLDDVPIRINDCHVPTDFVVLKYRNEQKDPLILGIPFLATAGAIIDVKEGRISLNIGNIPMTFDMDKLIRRP, encoded by the coding sequence ATGGAAAGAGTGTATAGGACTCTACCACCCTTCCCTCCTAACAAGACGCAGACTAAGCGAGAGTTAGATAAAgtaatctgcaagaaagcattcgacAAGATCACGTTGGAGATGCCATTGAGTGATGCCATAAGAGTATcaccttcaataaaaaaatatgtaaaagacatggtatccaacagctttCCAGCCGCAGAGCGTAGCGTCATGATGGTTTTAGAGGAAGTtagtgcaataatccaaggcgaaACTCCGATCAAGAGACCCGAACCGGGCAGCTTTGTTTTGGATTGCAACATACGGAATAAAagttttcctcgatccctttgtgacctaggtTCCAGCGTGAACCTCATGCCGCACTCTGTTGCGATATCCCTAGGATACGACAAGTTCAAACCTACCAAAATAACTCTGGTTCTGGCCTATAGATCCGTTAGATTACCTGAGGGAGTGCTTGACGACGTGCCGATAAGGATTAATGACTGTCACGTCCCAACGGATTTTGTGGTGCTGAAATACCGAAATGAACAAAAGGATCCCCTCATTTTAGGTATACCGTTTCTAGCTACAGCAGGTGCGATAATTGATGTCAAGGAGGGTAGAATAAgtctaaacattggaaacattccgATGACCTTTGACATGGATAAGCTGATAAGACGACCTTAA